A stretch of Bordetella genomosp. 13 DNA encodes these proteins:
- a CDS encoding RluA family pseudouridine synthase — protein MSDIAVSPDPLSDDEPFVITLPLRTQADRLDKVLAGLLPGHSRSRLQGWIEAGHVHVNGAAAKVRQIVGPGDRLAVWEQPAPEDLAFAPEPVAFAVVADSADWIVVDKPAGLVTHPGAGNWSGTLLNGLLYRYPELTRVARAGIVHRLDKDTSGLMVVARTELAQTHLVRQLQARTVGREYLALAHGWLAADGTVDRPIGRDARVPVRMSVDRPVAPKPAITHYRVDRLGAASEAERVTQVICRLETGRTHQIRVHLASLGHPLLADTLYGGRPLAGAQRQMLHARALRFDDPGGGGAVEFQSALPADMTDVQDGLQWNA, from the coding sequence ATGTCTGATATAGCCGTCTCGCCAGACCCGCTTTCCGACGACGAGCCTTTCGTGATCACGCTGCCGTTGCGGACCCAGGCCGACCGTCTGGACAAGGTGCTGGCCGGGCTGCTACCCGGGCATTCGCGCAGCCGGCTGCAGGGCTGGATCGAGGCCGGACACGTGCACGTGAACGGCGCGGCGGCCAAGGTTCGGCAGATCGTCGGCCCCGGGGACCGCCTGGCGGTGTGGGAACAGCCGGCTCCGGAAGACCTGGCCTTCGCGCCCGAACCCGTGGCCTTCGCGGTGGTGGCCGACAGCGCGGACTGGATCGTGGTCGACAAGCCGGCCGGGCTGGTCACGCATCCCGGCGCCGGCAACTGGAGCGGCACGCTGCTCAACGGCCTGCTGTATCGCTACCCCGAGCTGACCCGCGTGGCGCGCGCAGGCATCGTGCATCGACTGGACAAGGACACCTCGGGACTGATGGTGGTGGCGCGTACCGAACTGGCCCAGACGCACCTGGTGCGGCAGCTGCAGGCCCGCACCGTCGGCCGCGAATACCTGGCGCTGGCCCACGGTTGGCTGGCTGCCGACGGCACGGTAGACCGCCCCATCGGGCGCGACGCGCGCGTGCCCGTGCGCATGAGTGTCGACAGGCCCGTCGCGCCCAAGCCCGCCATCACGCATTACCGCGTCGACCGGCTCGGCGCCGCGTCCGAGGCCGAGCGCGTCACGCAGGTCATCTGCAGGCTCGAGACCGGCCGCACGCACCAGATACGCGTGCACCTGGCCAGCCTCGGGCATCCCCTGCTGGCCGATACGCTGTATGGCGGCCGTCCGCTGGCCGGGGCCCAGCGCCAGATGCTGCACGCTCGCGCGCTGCGCTTCGACGATCCGGGCGGTGGCGGCGCCGTCGAATTCCAGTCGGCGCTGCCCGCCGACATGACCGACGTACAGGATGGGTTGCAATGGAACGCCTGA
- a CDS encoding ATP-dependent DNA helicase has product MLDLDISEFFAADGPLARALPGYRRRDAQVDLARAIERTMAGRGTLVAEAGTGIGKTWAYLIPAFAQGGKVLVSTGTRTLQDQLFARDLPRVRAALSLPVTAALLKGRGNYVCHYHLDRLQGDERALKSRAEISQLRQIQVFAGISKTGDRADLGQVPEDADIWQRVTSTRENCLGQDCPRIRDCFVVKARRQAQEADVVVVNHALFMADMVLREEGVTDLLPEVDTVIFDEAHQLPDTATRFLGNSVSTHQLLDFGRAMEAAGLAYAREAASWGEVSRQVETAARELRLACAALERAPGRKATFEAMPDPEVFDAALAELRKVLDAATRALAGVAEKHPDLMAAARSGAELVTRLSRWAAPGRPGQPAELDPGWGSDVNGPQAQEAAETVDPAVAAAQAAGRAVLQQAAAEASWSGPAVRWVEHGQHHVRLHAAPLSVAQAFSRHRKPDQAWILTSATLSVHGDFNHFTSQLGLDDAETGRWESPFDYASQGLLFVPRDMPEPQSPRFHDRFIETLMPLLEASPGGSLVLCTTLRAVERVAQGLADACDDAGHDWPILRQGEATRRDLLERFVTLKHPVLVGSASFWEGIDLPGDVLTLVAIDKLPFAPPDDPVVEARLRACRARGGNPFEQYQLPEAAIALKQGAGRLIRTESDWGVLMVGDARLVEKPYGKRLWRGLPPFARTRELNEALGFYQRGMLERGIADPDAAASQEKE; this is encoded by the coding sequence ATGCTGGATCTGGACATCTCTGAATTTTTTGCCGCCGATGGCCCGCTGGCCCGCGCCTTGCCGGGCTATCGGCGACGCGACGCGCAGGTCGACCTGGCGCGCGCCATCGAACGTACCATGGCGGGGCGCGGCACGCTGGTGGCCGAGGCGGGCACCGGCATCGGCAAGACGTGGGCGTACCTGATCCCGGCCTTCGCGCAGGGCGGCAAGGTGCTGGTCTCCACCGGCACGCGCACGCTGCAAGACCAGCTCTTCGCCCGCGACCTGCCGCGCGTGCGCGCCGCGCTGTCGCTGCCCGTGACGGCCGCGCTGCTCAAGGGCCGCGGCAACTACGTCTGCCACTATCACCTCGACCGGCTGCAGGGCGACGAGCGCGCGCTGAAGTCGCGCGCCGAAATCTCGCAGCTGCGCCAGATCCAGGTATTCGCCGGCATCTCCAAGACCGGCGACCGCGCCGACCTGGGCCAGGTTCCCGAAGATGCCGACATCTGGCAGCGCGTCACCTCCACCCGTGAAAACTGCCTGGGGCAGGACTGCCCGCGCATCCGCGACTGCTTCGTGGTGAAGGCGCGCCGGCAGGCGCAGGAGGCCGACGTGGTGGTGGTGAACCACGCGCTGTTCATGGCCGACATGGTGCTGCGCGAAGAGGGCGTCACCGATCTGTTGCCCGAAGTCGATACGGTGATTTTCGACGAAGCCCATCAATTGCCCGATACGGCCACGCGCTTTCTGGGCAACAGCGTGTCCACGCACCAGTTGCTGGACTTCGGCCGCGCCATGGAGGCCGCCGGCCTGGCCTATGCGCGCGAGGCGGCATCGTGGGGCGAGGTCTCGCGCCAGGTCGAGACCGCCGCGCGCGAATTGCGCCTGGCCTGTGCCGCGCTCGAGCGGGCGCCCGGCCGCAAGGCCACGTTCGAGGCCATGCCGGACCCCGAGGTCTTCGATGCCGCGCTGGCCGAACTGCGCAAGGTGCTCGATGCCGCCACGCGTGCCCTGGCGGGCGTGGCCGAGAAACATCCCGACCTGATGGCGGCCGCACGCAGCGGCGCCGAACTGGTCACGCGCCTGTCGCGCTGGGCCGCGCCGGGACGCCCGGGACAGCCGGCCGAGCTCGATCCCGGCTGGGGCTCCGACGTGAACGGTCCTCAGGCACAGGAGGCCGCTGAAACCGTCGACCCGGCCGTGGCGGCGGCGCAGGCGGCCGGACGGGCGGTGCTGCAGCAAGCCGCCGCCGAAGCATCATGGAGCGGTCCGGCCGTGCGCTGGGTCGAGCACGGCCAGCACCACGTGCGCCTGCACGCCGCGCCGCTGTCGGTGGCGCAGGCGTTCTCGCGACATCGCAAGCCCGATCAGGCCTGGATACTGACCTCCGCCACGCTGTCGGTGCACGGCGACTTCAATCACTTCACCAGCCAGCTGGGCCTGGACGATGCCGAGACCGGCCGATGGGAATCGCCCTTCGACTACGCGTCGCAGGGCTTGCTGTTCGTGCCGCGCGACATGCCCGAGCCGCAGTCGCCGCGCTTCCACGACCGCTTCATCGAAACCCTGATGCCGCTGCTCGAGGCCAGCCCTGGCGGATCGCTGGTGCTGTGCACGACGCTGCGGGCGGTCGAGCGCGTGGCGCAGGGCCTGGCGGACGCCTGCGACGACGCGGGGCACGACTGGCCGATCCTGCGCCAGGGCGAGGCCACGCGGCGCGATCTGCTCGAGCGCTTCGTCACGCTGAAGCATCCTGTGCTGGTGGGCAGCGCCAGCTTCTGGGAAGGCATCGACCTGCCAGGCGATGTACTCACGCTGGTGGCCATCGACAAGCTGCCTTTTGCGCCGCCGGACGATCCGGTGGTCGAGGCGCGGCTGCGCGCCTGTCGGGCACGCGGCGGCAATCCCTTCGAGCAATACCAACTGCCCGAGGCGGCGATCGCGCTCAAGCAGGGCGCGGGACGGCTCATCCGCACCGAGAGCGACTGGGGCGTACTGATGGTGGGCGACGCGCGGCTGGTCGAGAAGCCGTACGGCAAGCGGCTCTGGCGCGGCCTGCCGCCGTTCGCGCGCACGCGCGAGCTGAACGAGGCGTTGGGCTTCTACCAGCGAGGCATGCTGGAGCGAGGCATCGCCGATCCGGATGCCGCGGCCAGCCAGGAAAAGGAATAG
- the pgeF gene encoding peptidoglycan editing factor PgeF, giving the protein MERLIQGLPVVGGQAWPGVQYFCTTRGGGVGVAPHDTLNLGLRAGDRPEAVAENRRRVRAAVPGEPLWLRQVHSAQVIDADDAAVPDEPAADASVTVRPGRVLAVMAADCLPVAIADEAGTVLGVAHAGWRGLAGGVLENTLNAMRAKAPRAAGWRAWVGPGIGPSAFEVGEDVLRAFADRDAEAAAFFVPRDGVPGKWMADLPGLAALRLRRAGVAHPELSGLCTYADARRFFSYRRDRETGRMALLAWLEPRV; this is encoded by the coding sequence ATGGAACGCCTGATCCAAGGGCTGCCGGTGGTCGGGGGTCAGGCCTGGCCCGGCGTGCAATATTTCTGCACGACCCGCGGCGGCGGCGTGGGCGTCGCCCCGCACGACACGCTGAACCTGGGCTTGCGCGCGGGCGACCGGCCCGAAGCGGTTGCCGAGAACCGCCGTCGCGTGCGCGCCGCCGTGCCGGGCGAGCCGCTGTGGCTGCGGCAGGTGCATAGCGCCCAGGTGATCGATGCCGACGATGCCGCCGTGCCCGACGAACCCGCTGCCGATGCCAGCGTCACCGTCCGGCCCGGCCGCGTGCTGGCCGTCATGGCGGCCGACTGCCTGCCCGTGGCGATCGCAGATGAAGCCGGCACGGTATTAGGAGTGGCGCATGCCGGCTGGCGCGGGCTGGCGGGCGGCGTGCTCGAGAACACGCTGAACGCCATGCGGGCCAAGGCGCCGCGGGCCGCGGGATGGCGCGCCTGGGTCGGTCCGGGCATCGGCCCGTCCGCCTTCGAGGTCGGCGAAGACGTGCTGCGGGCCTTCGCCGATCGCGATGCCGAGGCGGCGGCTTTTTTCGTGCCGCGCGACGGCGTGCCGGGCAAGTGGATGGCCGACCTGCCGGGACTGGCTGCACTGCGCCTGCGCCGTGCCGGCGTGGCGCATCCCGAGCTCAGCGGCCTGTGCACATACGCCGATGCGCGGCGCTTCTTCTCGTATCGTCGCGATCGCGAGACGGGCCGCATGGCGCTGCTGGCCTGGCTGGAGCCGCGGGTGTGA
- a CDS encoding outer membrane protein assembly factor BamD, with the protein MRAAIALSAALLVAGCGGTNSEYDPTAGWSAEQLYADAKEEVQSGNWDQARTRLTSIESRYPFSIHAQQALIELAYVNWKDGENEQALSAIDRFQQLYPNHPGTDYMLYLKGLINFTPASAFMTNITGQDPAERDPKGLRASYDAFADLVKRYPDSRYTPDAQQRMTWLVNAIAMNEVYVARYYYERGAYVAAVNRAQTVITDFEGVPAAEEALYILQLSYDKLGMTDLKGDAQRVLKQNYPNSKFETEGLSADKSWWNPFSWR; encoded by the coding sequence CTGCGTGCGGCGATCGCGCTGTCCGCCGCGCTGCTGGTCGCCGGCTGCGGCGGAACCAACAGCGAGTACGATCCCACCGCCGGCTGGAGCGCCGAACAGCTCTACGCCGACGCCAAGGAAGAAGTCCAGTCGGGCAACTGGGACCAGGCGCGCACCCGCCTCACCTCCATCGAAAGCCGTTATCCGTTCAGCATCCACGCGCAACAGGCGCTGATCGAACTGGCCTACGTCAACTGGAAGGACGGCGAGAACGAACAGGCGCTGTCCGCCATCGACCGCTTCCAGCAGCTCTACCCGAATCACCCGGGTACCGACTACATGCTGTACCTGAAGGGGCTGATCAACTTCACGCCGGCCAGCGCCTTCATGACCAACATCACCGGCCAGGATCCGGCCGAGCGCGACCCCAAGGGCCTGCGCGCGTCCTACGACGCGTTCGCCGACCTGGTCAAACGCTACCCCGACAGCCGCTACACGCCCGATGCGCAGCAGCGCATGACCTGGCTGGTCAACGCCATCGCCATGAACGAGGTCTACGTGGCGCGCTACTACTACGAGCGCGGCGCGTACGTGGCCGCCGTCAATCGCGCGCAGACGGTCATCACCGACTTCGAGGGCGTGCCGGCAGCCGAAGAAGCGCTGTACATCCTGCAGCTGTCCTACGACAAGCTCGGCATGACCGACCTGAAGGGCGACGCGCAGCGCGTGCTGAAGCAGAACTATCCCAACAGCAAGTTCGAAACCGAGGGCCTGTCCGCCGACAAGAGCTGGTGGAATCCCTTCTCGTGGCGTTGA